From Salvelinus sp. IW2-2015 linkage group LG18, ASM291031v2, whole genome shotgun sequence, a single genomic window includes:
- the si:dkey-191g9.7 gene encoding G protein-regulated inducer of neurite outgrowth 2, with translation MAESERPVSELYPPEGSVSLDSALITDPFLSQSSTDGLTGPPRQEELRKSSSEHTALCSNRDRKNYSQGPTQAVQHTIQQHTPDHVDPRTAVRPHSMAESSYTAHRHEEGITSYGHQASGDVLSAFGESQEPYPSSSSQKDLRGLDLSRLPVQRSHSDTLHMLREVPAPPPRSETSCPLYPGRDYLFQDASPQAFSRFACKQPMQVQNCNPVNTTCRGGNGGGGSPTQQPQAGSVRVGAPGPSNTAAEVGDETQQQHSCEEAICYCAFVHHHGALEDTFAAYCHPQPILAPAQLLPRFPGTEAKFRDQRVLPPHPAHTLISLPCLMSSVSETGLDAKRLLQCCNLNCNLNCSWANTLPPSGALQQQEYSCPSSNNRATRNTGTMTSHRELRDVGVQTGQIHEARLAHMFPQVCLVEKNRNENGNESGNETDTSQKSPVKEVKWDAEGMTWEVYGASVDPEELGLAIQKHLELQIKETAGRAANLSCQDTATSRKSSSGAGGRKKRGGVMGSIRTPACCASSSTAVD, from the coding sequence ATGGCAGAGAGTGAGCGTCCTGTGTCTGAGTTATACCCACCAGAGGGCAGTGTTTCCCTTGACTCTGCCCTCATTACCGACCCCTTTCTCTCCCAGAGCTCCACAGACGGGCTGACAGGTCCCCCGAGGCAGGAGGAACTCAGGAAGAGCTCCAGCGAGCATACAGCTCTATGCTCTAACAGAGACAGAAAAAATTACAGCCAGGGGCCTACTCAGGCTGTCCAGCACACCATCCAACAACACACACCTGACCATGTGGACCCCAGGACTGCTGTTCGCCCTCACAGTATGGCTGAGTCATCATACACAGCCCATCGCCATGAAGAGGGCATCACCAGCTATGGTCACCAAGCCAGCGGGGACGTGTTATCAGCCTTCGGAGAGAGCCAGGAGCCCTACCCCTCGTCATCATCCCAGAAAGACCTGAGAGGACTCGATCTGTCCAGGCTGCCTGTCCAGAGGAGTCACTCAGATACCCTCCACATGCTCAGGGAGGTCCCTGCCCCCCCACCCCGCAGTGAGACCAGCTGCCCTTTGTATCCAGGGAGAGACTACCTTTTCCAGGATGCCTCTCCTCAGGCCTTCTCCAGGTTTGCCTGCAAGCAGCCCATGCAGGTCCAGAACTGCAACCCTGTCAACACCACCTGCAGAGGGGGAAATGGTGGAGGAGGCAGCCCCACACAGCAGCCTCAGGCCGGGAGTGTCAGGGTCGGTGCCCCTGGCCCCTCTAACACAGCCGCTGAGGTCGGCGATGAGACCCAACAACAACATTCATGTGAGGAAGCCATCTGCTATTGCGCTTTTGTCCACCACCACGGGGCGTTGGAGGACACGTTTGCGGCGTACTGCCACCCCCAGCCCATCCTCGCCCCTGCCCAGCTGCTGCCACGCTTTCCAGGCACCGAAGCTAAGTTCAGGGACCAGAGGGTGCTGCCACCTCACCCGGCGCataccctcatctctctcccttgcCTCATGTCCTCCGTCAGTGAGACAGGACTGGATGCCAAGCGCCTGTTGCAATGCTGCAACCTCAATTGCAACCTCAACTGCTCCTGGGCCAACACTCTGCCCCCTAGTGGAGCCCTGCAGCAGCAGGAGTATAGCTGTCCTAGCAGCAACAATAGAGCCACCAGGAACACAGGGACTATGACATCCCACAGGGAGCTCAGGGACGTGGGGGTGCAGACTGGGCAGATCCACGAGGCACGCCTGGCCCATATGTTCCCCCAGGTCTGCCTGGTGGAGAAGAACAGGAACGAGAATGGGAACGAGAGCGGGAATGAGACGGATACATCCCAGAAGTCCCCAGTGAAGGAGGTGAAGTGGGACGCGGAAGGGATGACGTGGGAGGTGTACGGGGCGTCTGTGGACCCTGAGGAGCTGGGTCTGGCCATCCAAAAGCACCTGGAGCTGCAGATCAAGGAGACGGCTGGCCGCGCTGCTAACCTTTCCTGCCAGGATACGGCCACGTCCAGGAAGAGCAGTAGTGGCGCCGGCGGCaggaagaagaggggaggggtgaTGGGCTCAATCAGGACCCCAGCCTGCTGCGCAAGCTCCAGCACGGCTGTGGACTGA